A stretch of Deltaproteobacteria bacterium DNA encodes these proteins:
- a CDS encoding Uma2 family endonuclease — MSLEELSFTEPITEPDILADIDALPTEDDLPCDDGEPMETPRHREQMEVLIHSLQAYWAERRNYYVGGNMFLHYDPSNRRKFRGPDFFLVMNVENRERKSWVVWQEGMRFPDVIIELLSDTTREIDKGEKKTLYEQVFRTAEYYLYDPLSQEFTGYQLHGAHYEEAGRDAQGWVYSPVTGLHLAVRNAWLRWMTREGELLPTPMELAVQERQRAEQEYQRAEQERQRAEQEYQRAEQERQRAEQERQRAEHAEQLLAEYQTRFGKLE, encoded by the coding sequence ATGAGCCTTGAGGAATTGTCCTTCACGGAACCGATCACCGAACCCGACATCCTGGCGGACATCGACGCTTTGCCCACGGAAGACGATTTGCCGTGTGATGACGGAGAGCCCATGGAAACCCCTCGCCACCGAGAACAGATGGAAGTGCTCATTCATTCGTTGCAAGCGTACTGGGCCGAGCGACGCAATTACTACGTGGGCGGGAATATGTTTCTGCACTACGATCCTTCCAACCGCAGGAAATTTCGCGGGCCGGATTTTTTCTTGGTCATGAACGTAGAAAATCGAGAACGCAAGAGTTGGGTGGTGTGGCAGGAAGGGATGCGGTTTCCCGATGTGATTATTGAACTGCTGTCCGATACGACCCGGGAGATCGATAAAGGAGAAAAGAAAACGCTCTATGAGCAGGTGTTTCGCACTGCCGAGTACTACTTGTATGATCCCCTCTCGCAGGAGTTCACGGGGTATCAGTTACACGGCGCGCATTATGAAGAAGCGGGGCGAGATGCACAGGGGTGGGTCTATTCTCCAGTAACGGGATTGCACTTAGCCGTGCGCAATGCCTGGTTGCGATGGATGACACGAGAAGGGGAGCTTTTGCCTACGCCCATGGAATTAGCGGTGCAAGAGCGTCAACGGGCGGAACAAGAGTACCAACGAGCAGAACAGGAGCGCCAACGGGCGGAGCAAGAGTACCAACGAGCAGAACAGGAGCGCCAACGGGCGGAGCAAGAACGCCAGCGCGCCGAGCATGCCGAGCAATTACTTGCGGAATACCAGACACGTTTCGGCAAGCTGGAATAG
- a CDS encoding SMC family ATPase — MRPQQLTLKNFMPFRAADGHGQTVDFSNLDLFAITGPMASGKSSLIDAIVWCLYGRTARYGADSKGVISAGESTCEVAFDFTIGARQFRAVRRTGKTTESGLSEYEAGEWIQDVSGSDRLTGRIEELLGLDFDSFTKTVILPQGRYAEFLSSKPADRRDLLANILELEVYARIAERAKETETRSKARADTIRESLAQPQYAGVTRAMVEQKRAEHKNLTQELAQVNAQVEVLSALTQQAEAASGMTARVAELRREEQTRVAEHARVQQRAEAAEEQGRSRTQTIVEVEQERETLGYDARRHEVVQRAVSYLQEYETASREAEEKTSRLAQARQELETLSRLLAEQAQEAEQARRRCEEQAQAVRAEIAASGDVTALTEQLTTARRWKELRQEQTRLTEQQAQNTRQLAMEQSTLATLLEQEKAKETELRELQQQRDRMRGDAQEKQQQELEANHLGKDLQEAAREEKRVTQEIEQAQTAVLAAERELQRQQELVLRAERQEQNALHAVEEDRRKNAIAHVRATLHGGEPCPVCLVPVGELPPAFHETQVDQKALQLALEQARVGLTQAQQTIRKAEAAVAAACAKKESGEQELTAREQRRREAQERFTLRFPGFPSLSVALAALRDQQQEMVALSTELDARTQTAEKDKQDLTRQREDAQRSEATLNETLRGAATTLEAGAAQMATMEAVLAPYRTANNDPETELVARRQQLLQMEQEGKTLEAARRQAEEALSALATRKIQTEGICGVLQSESNAASAQAERAARAVREHLDVAHDMPLPTFAALADELAALAKKQERHTVLTQRLESLQQEHREAERGNATLRVDVEVRSGFVLQTRQAIIQTEEELAQARTALRAAIGASALPDLAPDGENAKEQLAATYERGITLRERRSGLEAEANGLEGRCTEKEQEEQKLKEAESEGRLATDLRKLLGAEFTDYLSEGAITALMHDASVHLQKLTHGRYSFRIEYKRRTIDLLIVDHEDQQRTRPTHSLSGGETFLASLAIALALAQSFREIATGKAAKTSTECLILDEGFGTLDREGLQLVSETLQELRGEEGRVVGIITHVEEVAAAMPMRIEVRRGSRTSTIAVTG, encoded by the coding sequence ATGCGACCACAACAACTCACCCTCAAAAATTTCATGCCGTTCCGGGCCGCAGATGGGCACGGGCAAACCGTTGACTTCTCTAACCTGGATCTGTTCGCCATTACCGGCCCGATGGCGAGCGGGAAGTCGTCGCTGATCGACGCCATCGTGTGGTGTCTATACGGACGCACCGCTCGCTACGGCGCCGACTCGAAAGGCGTGATTTCGGCAGGGGAGAGCACGTGTGAAGTCGCCTTCGATTTCACCATCGGTGCTCGCCAATTCCGTGCCGTGCGGCGCACGGGTAAAACCACGGAGTCCGGCCTCAGCGAGTACGAAGCCGGCGAGTGGATTCAAGATGTCTCGGGTTCGGACCGGCTCACTGGTCGAATCGAGGAATTGTTGGGGCTCGACTTTGACAGTTTCACAAAAACCGTCATTCTCCCGCAAGGACGATATGCCGAGTTTCTTAGCAGTAAACCGGCGGATCGTCGTGATCTTTTAGCCAACATTCTAGAGCTGGAGGTGTACGCGCGTATTGCCGAGCGGGCCAAAGAAACCGAGACCCGCTCGAAGGCGCGCGCGGACACGATCCGCGAGTCGTTAGCGCAACCGCAGTATGCCGGCGTGACCCGCGCCATGGTCGAACAGAAGCGCGCCGAGCACAAAAACCTGACGCAAGAGCTGGCGCAGGTAAACGCGCAAGTCGAAGTGTTATCCGCGTTGACCCAACAAGCGGAAGCGGCGAGCGGCATGACCGCGCGTGTCGCCGAGCTGCGGAGAGAAGAGCAGACCCGTGTCGCGGAACACGCCCGGGTGCAACAACGAGCAGAAGCGGCCGAGGAACAGGGTCGCTCTCGAACACAGACGATCGTCGAGGTGGAACAAGAGCGCGAAACGCTCGGCTACGATGCCCGGCGTCACGAGGTCGTGCAGCGTGCCGTCAGCTATCTTCAGGAGTATGAAACCGCTAGTCGGGAAGCGGAAGAAAAAACCTCGCGACTCGCCCAAGCTCGACAGGAGCTAGAAACCCTGTCGCGGCTCTTAGCGGAACAAGCCCAGGAGGCAGAGCAGGCGCGGCGTCGTTGTGAAGAGCAGGCGCAAGCCGTGCGAGCGGAGATTGCCGCGAGTGGAGACGTGACGGCGCTCACCGAACAGCTCACTACGGCGCGGCGGTGGAAAGAACTGCGACAGGAGCAAACGCGACTGACCGAACAGCAAGCGCAGAATACTCGTCAGCTCGCTATGGAACAGAGCACCCTGGCAACGCTACTGGAACAGGAAAAAGCCAAAGAAACGGAACTGCGAGAGTTACAGCAGCAACGTGATCGTATGCGGGGCGACGCGCAAGAAAAGCAGCAACAAGAGCTGGAAGCGAACCATCTTGGCAAAGATTTGCAGGAAGCCGCGCGTGAAGAGAAGCGGGTGACCCAAGAGATTGAGCAAGCGCAAACTGCCGTACTCGCCGCTGAGCGGGAACTTCAACGGCAGCAGGAACTTGTCCTGCGCGCCGAACGGCAAGAGCAAAACGCTCTCCATGCAGTCGAGGAAGACCGCAGGAAAAACGCCATTGCTCATGTACGCGCGACGCTCCACGGCGGCGAACCGTGCCCGGTGTGCCTCGTTCCGGTCGGGGAACTTCCTCCCGCCTTCCATGAGACTCAGGTTGACCAGAAGGCGTTGCAACTCGCCCTGGAGCAAGCTCGGGTAGGACTTACGCAAGCGCAGCAAACCATCCGCAAGGCCGAGGCTGCGGTGGCGGCGGCTTGTGCGAAGAAAGAGAGCGGCGAGCAAGAACTGACGGCGCGCGAGCAGAGACGGCGTGAGGCGCAAGAGCGTTTCACCCTACGCTTTCCTGGGTTTCCTTCCCTGAGTGTGGCGCTGGCGGCGTTGCGTGACCAACAACAAGAGATGGTCGCTCTCTCGACAGAGCTGGACGCGCGGACGCAAACTGCCGAGAAGGACAAACAAGACCTGACACGTCAACGCGAAGACGCGCAACGCTCCGAGGCGACGCTGAACGAAACGCTGCGTGGCGCGGCAACTACACTGGAAGCCGGCGCTGCTCAGATGGCCACTATGGAAGCGGTGCTTGCTCCGTATCGAACGGCGAATAACGATCCCGAGACGGAACTCGTCGCCCGTCGTCAGCAGCTTCTGCAGATGGAACAAGAGGGGAAGACCTTGGAGGCCGCGCGGCGTCAAGCCGAGGAAGCCTTGAGCGCGCTGGCCACGCGGAAAATTCAGACCGAAGGCATCTGTGGGGTGCTGCAATCCGAGAGCAATGCCGCCAGCGCCCAAGCGGAGCGGGCCGCGCGCGCCGTGCGCGAACACCTCGACGTGGCGCACGACATGCCGTTACCGACTTTTGCCGCACTCGCGGATGAGTTGGCCGCGTTGGCAAAGAAGCAAGAACGCCACACGGTGTTGACCCAGCGTCTGGAATCGCTCCAGCAAGAACACCGAGAGGCCGAGCGCGGCAATGCCACGCTGCGGGTGGACGTGGAAGTCCGCAGCGGATTCGTGCTGCAGACCCGTCAAGCGATCATCCAAACGGAAGAGGAACTCGCCCAAGCACGGACGGCGTTACGAGCGGCCATTGGAGCCAGTGCCCTTCCAGATCTCGCTCCCGACGGAGAGAATGCGAAAGAACAACTCGCCGCCACCTATGAACGCGGGATTACGCTGCGCGAGCGCCGCAGTGGCTTAGAAGCCGAGGCGAACGGTCTCGAAGGGCGCTGCACGGAAAAAGAACAAGAAGAACAAAAGCTGAAAGAAGCCGAGAGTGAAGGTCGTCTCGCCACAGATTTACGCAAGCTCCTTGGTGCCGAGTTTACCGACTATCTCTCCGAAGGCGCGATCACAGCGCTGATGCATGACGCCAGCGTCCACCTGCAGAAACTGACGCATGGGCGTTACTCTTTCAGGATCGAGTATAAACGCCGGACGATCGACCTCCTCATCGTCGATCACGAGGACCAACAGCGCACCCGACCGACGCATTCGCTTTCCGGCGGCGAGACCTTCCTAGCCTCGCTCGCCATCGCGCTCGCGCTGGCGCAGAGCTTTCGTGAAATCGCCACCGGGAAAGCCGCGAAAACCTCGACCGAATGTCTCATTCTCGATGAAGGTTTTGGCACCCTCGATCGTGAAGGATTGCAGCTCGTCAGCGAGACCTTGCAAGAACTCCGTGGCGAGGAGGGCCGCGTCGTGGGCATCATTACCCACGTCGAAGAAGTCGCTGCCGCCATGCCCATGCGTATCGAAGTGCGCAGAGGGAGCAGGACGAGCACGATTGCGGTGACGGGGTGA
- a CDS encoding adenylate/guanylate cyclase domain-containing protein, with translation MPEHTPTVGMERKLAALFSTDVAGYSRLMGDDEEATIRTLTASRDIISSLIQHYRGRVIDSPGDNLLAEFASVVDAVRSAVEIQHALTEKNAELPEQRRMLFRIGINLGDVIVEGERLYGDGVNIAARLESLAIPGGICISGTVYDQIENKLPLNYEYQGEQTVKNIAKPVRVYRIAAEVPSPSVEQASSLPAARMAAPPDRRAGIARRKWTMVAGTGLLLIVGAIVVVRYLSSPIPNPQPLTPSTQPSLSTQDSALRTAVAPAALPLPDKPSLIVLPFVNMSKDPDQDYFSDGLTETLTGDLSKISSLFVIARNSAFTYKGKAVKVQDVGREMGVRYVLEGSVQKADQQVRITAQLIEAATGYHLWSEQYDRPLKDIFALQDEIVQKIVTTLKLQLALQEQGYLVRKRTKNLEAYDYFLRGLEAFNRATQETTAQARQLFEQAVALDPQYAEGYARLSRTLSTEWVWQWSQDSQSLERSFVLTQKAISLEDSLATAHQILGQIYLFRKQHDQAVIEGERAIVSDPNDAHDYRWLAQTMNFVGRPAKAIQLAEKAMRADPRNQDWYLVHVGWAYFLTRRYEEALTALRKVIALYPNHLGAYSLLACTYSELGDEKKAQAMAQEVLRISPNFSLEGLKMPYKDPAVLERHIAALRKAGLK, from the coding sequence ATGCCGGAGCACACACCTACCGTCGGCATGGAACGCAAGCTAGCCGCGCTCTTCAGCACGGATGTCGCGGGCTACAGTCGCCTCATGGGCGACGATGAAGAAGCCACCATCCGCACGCTTACGGCGTCGCGCGACATTATCTCCTCCCTGATCCAGCATTATCGTGGTCGGGTGATCGATTCCCCCGGCGACAATCTGCTCGCGGAGTTCGCGAGTGTGGTGGATGCTGTCCGTAGCGCAGTAGAAATTCAGCACGCTCTCACGGAGAAGAACGCCGAGTTACCTGAACAGCGCCGGATGCTGTTTCGCATTGGCATTAACTTAGGCGATGTGATTGTCGAAGGCGAACGTCTCTACGGCGATGGCGTCAACATTGCCGCGCGGCTGGAAAGTTTAGCAATCCCGGGCGGCATCTGCATCTCAGGCACGGTGTACGATCAGATCGAGAACAAATTGCCCCTGAACTATGAGTATCAAGGCGAGCAAACGGTCAAGAACATCGCCAAGCCGGTACGGGTGTATCGGATAGCGGCAGAGGTTCCCTCTCCCTCGGTGGAGCAGGCTTCCAGCCTGCCCGCAGCCAGGATGGCTGCGCCACCAGATCGTAGGGCGGGCATTGCCCGCCGCAAATGGACGATGGTGGCGGGAACTGGCCTGTTGCTCATTGTCGGAGCAATCGTAGTTGTTCGGTATCTTTCTTCTCCGATCCCTAACCCCCAACCCCTAACCCCTAGCACCCAGCCGTCCCTCAGCACTCAGGACTCAGCACTCAGGACTGCCGTCGCACCAGCGGCGTTGCCGTTGCCCGACAAACCCTCCCTCATTGTCCTGCCCTTCGTGAACATGAGCAAAGACCCCGACCAAGACTATTTCAGCGACGGACTCACCGAAACTCTCACCGGCGACCTCTCCAAAATCTCCAGTCTGTTTGTCATCGCCCGTAACTCGGCCTTTACGTACAAAGGCAAAGCGGTGAAGGTGCAGGACGTAGGGCGCGAGATGGGCGTACGGTACGTGCTGGAAGGGAGTGTACAGAAAGCCGACCAGCAAGTGCGCATCACCGCCCAGTTGATCGAGGCGGCGACTGGCTATCATCTGTGGTCTGAGCAGTATGACCGGCCGCTCAAGGATATCTTTGCCCTACAAGATGAGATCGTGCAGAAGATTGTGACGACGCTGAAACTCCAGCTCGCTTTGCAGGAGCAAGGCTACCTTGTGCGCAAACGCACAAAGAATCTGGAGGCGTATGATTATTTCTTGCGGGGACTGGAGGCTTTTAACCGCGCCACGCAAGAGACCACTGCCCAGGCCCGGCAGCTGTTCGAGCAAGCGGTTGCGCTGGACCCCCAGTATGCCGAGGGGTACGCGAGGCTGAGTCGAACACTCTCCACGGAGTGGGTCTGGCAGTGGAGCCAAGACAGCCAAAGTCTGGAGCGCAGTTTTGTCCTGACGCAAAAGGCTATCTCCCTGGAAGATTCTTTAGCTACGGCTCATCAGATACTCGGCCAGATCTACCTTTTTAGAAAGCAGCATGACCAGGCGGTCATTGAAGGCGAACGAGCCATTGTCTCTGATCCTAACGATGCCCACGATTACCGCTGGTTGGCGCAGACCATGAACTTTGTAGGTAGGCCAGCGAAAGCGATTCAGTTAGCGGAAAAGGCAATGCGTGCTGATCCTCGTAATCAAGACTGGTACCTGGTCCATGTTGGCTGGGCCTATTTTTTGACAAGAAGGTATGAAGAAGCGTTGACTGCGCTGAGAAAAGTCATTGCGCTCTACCCCAACCATTTAGGTGCCTATTCACTTCTGGCTTGCACCTATAGTGAACTAGGTGACGAGAAAAAGGCTCAGGCTATGGCGCAAGAAGTCCTGCGGATTAGTCCTAATTTCTCACTGGAAGGGCTTAAGATGCCTTATAAAGATCCAGCGGTATTGGAGCGGCATATTGCGGCGCTGCGCAAGGCGGGACTCAAGTAA
- a CDS encoding MaoC family dehydratase gives MPHENALMARLFADIEIGDEIGPLTYAPTLDEIRRYAAVVRMVDQRFISKEIAQQRGFEQPIVPGPLSATVLSRMLREHLPGWRLQTFNISFRAPVRHGDVLSCLGIVTQKEELDGVTIVHCDVLAENQNGDRALVGTATLAPRVAPGR, from the coding sequence ATGCCTCACGAGAATGCACTGATGGCTCGGCTGTTTGCCGACATCGAGATCGGCGACGAAATCGGACCATTGACGTATGCGCCGACACTGGACGAGATCCGGCGTTATGCGGCAGTCGTGCGCATGGTGGATCAACGCTTTATCAGTAAAGAAATCGCTCAACAGCGCGGGTTCGAGCAGCCGATCGTTCCTGGGCCGCTGAGCGCTACAGTGTTGTCGCGGATGCTGAGAGAGCATCTCCCGGGATGGCGACTCCAGACCTTCAATATCAGTTTTCGTGCGCCGGTTCGTCACGGCGATGTGCTCTCATGCCTCGGCATAGTGACGCAGAAGGAAGAACTGGACGGGGTCACTATCGTGCATTGCGACGTATTGGCCGAAAACCAAAACGGCGACCGCGCCTTGGTCGGCACCGCCACCCTCGCTCCCCGTGTTGCGCCTGGGCGCTAA
- a CDS encoding ATP-binding protein, protein MIGTQDATPLEFWVLLGDEEQVQMNDAVVVETKAPTPGGEGLKLFGMVDMIRARHQGSVFDSDVIEAERGLPVELSIVAHVKVTRLLPEYYYPPVPGSLVRVVTGDEYAQALFMDKMERKFPIGLSLSGKEVVYGNLDFLTGRKGAHVNISGISGIATKTTYTTFLIYSLLHCGALPDPANTHAIIFNVKGEDLLFLDKKNKDLTIEDEAQYAQLGFPAEPFDSVQFYVPPTPNRHGPALPKVAARRPDEVTPYFWTVRSFCREGLLRYLFTEVGEDASLLSTLVYQVESRLKDAADKADKRGSGPGVFLSTAKKGKDDDEENEDAPEQEIRDFLTLAKAIEAIAASTNQASGTVNAFMRRLYGAQERVAYLVRDPGDANPENHTINWRNKQVTVVSLTDLYEVGKSFVVGSVLQQIQEEKEATGAAGPLCFIIVDELNRYAPRDGWSPIRERLLEIAERGRSSGTILIGAQQTASEVERRIVANPAFRIVGRLDAAEAERAEYGFLTPTLRERAKILTSGRMIVSQPDIPTPVPIVFPKPSWATREDEQVLAKPDLKLGKMRRSS, encoded by the coding sequence GTGATCGGCACACAAGACGCCACCCCGTTGGAATTCTGGGTGCTCCTGGGGGATGAGGAGCAAGTCCAGATGAACGATGCCGTGGTGGTAGAAACCAAAGCGCCGACACCCGGGGGTGAGGGTCTCAAGCTTTTCGGCATGGTCGATATGATTCGCGCCCGTCATCAGGGCTCGGTCTTCGACTCCGATGTGATCGAGGCCGAGCGCGGTCTGCCGGTGGAGCTGTCCATCGTGGCTCACGTCAAAGTGACGCGCTTGCTGCCCGAATACTATTATCCTCCCGTGCCTGGATCTCTGGTGCGCGTGGTCACCGGCGACGAATACGCGCAAGCGCTGTTCATGGACAAGATGGAGCGGAAGTTTCCCATCGGGCTCTCGCTGTCCGGCAAGGAAGTGGTGTACGGCAACCTCGACTTCTTGACCGGTCGCAAAGGCGCGCATGTGAACATCAGCGGCATCTCCGGCATCGCCACCAAAACCACCTACACTACGTTTCTGATCTACAGCCTGCTGCACTGCGGCGCGCTCCCCGACCCGGCCAATACGCACGCGATTATCTTTAACGTCAAAGGCGAAGATCTCTTGTTTCTCGACAAGAAGAACAAAGACTTGACGATCGAAGACGAAGCGCAATACGCACAACTGGGATTCCCGGCGGAGCCGTTCGACTCGGTGCAGTTCTACGTGCCGCCGACACCGAACCGGCACGGGCCGGCTCTTCCCAAAGTGGCGGCGCGGCGTCCGGATGAAGTGACTCCCTATTTCTGGACCGTGCGCAGCTTTTGCCGCGAAGGACTCCTCCGTTATTTGTTCACCGAAGTGGGTGAGGACGCCTCTTTGTTGTCCACGCTCGTGTATCAGGTGGAAAGTCGCCTCAAAGACGCAGCGGATAAGGCAGACAAACGTGGCTCTGGCCCCGGGGTCTTTCTCAGCACCGCCAAGAAAGGGAAAGACGACGACGAGGAAAATGAGGACGCCCCGGAGCAGGAGATCCGTGACTTCCTCACACTGGCAAAAGCCATCGAAGCGATAGCCGCTTCGACGAATCAGGCGAGCGGCACGGTGAACGCTTTCATGCGCCGCCTCTACGGAGCGCAGGAGCGGGTGGCGTATTTGGTGCGCGACCCCGGCGATGCCAACCCCGAGAATCACACGATCAACTGGCGCAACAAGCAAGTCACGGTCGTGAGCCTGACCGATTTGTACGAAGTCGGGAAGAGCTTTGTGGTTGGGTCCGTCCTCCAACAGATTCAAGAAGAAAAGGAAGCCACCGGGGCCGCCGGGCCGCTCTGTTTCATTATCGTCGATGAGTTGAACCGCTACGCTCCGCGCGACGGGTGGTCGCCGATCCGCGAACGCCTGCTCGAAATTGCCGAACGCGGTCGCTCCAGCGGAACGATTCTCATCGGCGCGCAACAAACTGCCTCGGAGGTGGAGCGGCGAATTGTCGCCAACCCAGCCTTTCGCATCGTCGGACGCTTGGATGCTGCTGAGGCCGAGCGTGCAGAGTACGGATTTCTCACGCCCACGTTGCGCGAGCGCGCGAAAATTCTCACTTCGGGCCGTATGATCGTGTCGCAGCCCGACATCCCCACACCTGTTCCGATAGTGTTCCCCAAGCCGTCATGGGCCACACGCGAAGATGAACAGGTACTCGCCAAACCGGATCTGAAGCTGGGCAAAATGAGGCGCAGTTCATGA
- the rpiA gene encoding ribose-5-phosphate isomerase RpiA, which yields MDALKKAAAAAAVELVSSHSLLGLGSGSTLAFFIELLGERIRAGKLQVVGVPTSYQTRLLARQHGVPIRDAIDVDHVDLTVDGADEIDPAGNLIKGAGGAHVLEKLVAACADRFVIVADESKLVRTLGEKFPVPVEVIAPAVPFVLRRLKALGGEPSLRCGKGKLGPIISDLGNPIIDVKFGPIRDVEKLNHALDRLPGVVGHGLFLDMTSDVIVAKAPENDPVLERRSFLKQPRP from the coding sequence GTGGATGCACTGAAAAAAGCCGCCGCCGCAGCCGCAGTTGAACTCGTCTCTTCTCACAGCTTACTCGGGCTCGGTTCGGGTTCGACGCTGGCCTTTTTTATCGAACTCCTGGGCGAACGCATACGCGCGGGGAAACTCCAAGTCGTTGGGGTCCCCACTTCCTATCAGACGCGCTTGCTTGCCCGACAGCATGGGGTGCCGATTCGGGATGCCATCGATGTCGATCACGTAGATCTTACCGTGGATGGGGCGGACGAAATCGATCCCGCCGGCAATTTGATCAAAGGCGCCGGCGGTGCCCACGTGTTGGAGAAACTCGTAGCGGCTTGCGCAGACCGATTCGTGATCGTCGCCGATGAATCGAAGCTGGTCCGCACGCTGGGGGAAAAGTTTCCGGTCCCGGTCGAAGTCATCGCTCCGGCGGTGCCCTTCGTCCTTCGCCGTCTCAAAGCGCTTGGTGGCGAGCCCAGCCTGCGCTGTGGCAAAGGGAAACTCGGTCCAATTATCTCCGACTTAGGCAACCCGATTATCGACGTGAAGTTCGGGCCGATCCGCGATGTGGAGAAGCTGAACCACGCGCTCGACCGCCTTCCTGGCGTGGTTGGGCATGGACTTTTTCTCGATATGACGAGTGACGTGATCGTCGCGAAGGCTCCGGAGAATGACCCGGTGCTAGAGCGCCGATCTTTCTTGAAGCAGCCGCGACCTTAG
- a CDS encoding exonuclease SbcCD subunit D: MKFLHTSDWHVGRTIRNRSRIDEHRAVFAEIIGIAKHEAIDAVLVTGDIFHERRPSLEAQELVAETLAELARQRIPSVLIPGNHDDPSLLRALKPLGTLAQAYIVPEVVEDLSALIVPISARSGGEQALIGCLPYLHPHLVLNTAESLGMTEEGRISAYQGKIQDFFRALVEGMRRKNPGAVSIVLAHLHLLECEFGGGEWRSSVFPVATGFLPAQVQYIALGHLHKPQVVEKSKSQARYAGSILQMDFGERDQKKSVCLIEAHPGKPATISQVPLDKGKWLLRRSGTAEAILAQASEFTDAWVEVVLAPDQRTAELVDKVRALPEVISLRFEEPQTTAEGNGATGKRGHSDRSASELFRDYYQKKRKADPEPQLLALFDRLYQEASTAGESGD, encoded by the coding sequence ATGAAGTTTCTCCATACCTCCGATTGGCATGTCGGTCGCACCATTCGCAACCGCTCGCGCATCGACGAACACCGTGCCGTATTTGCCGAGATTATCGGTATCGCGAAACACGAAGCGATCGACGCCGTGCTGGTGACTGGAGATATCTTTCACGAACGCCGCCCCTCGCTCGAAGCCCAAGAACTTGTGGCGGAAACCTTGGCGGAACTTGCTCGCCAGCGTATTCCTTCGGTACTCATTCCTGGGAATCACGATGACCCGTCTTTGCTGCGGGCGTTAAAACCTTTGGGGACGCTGGCCCAGGCGTATATCGTGCCTGAGGTCGTTGAAGACTTATCTGCGTTGATCGTACCGATCTCCGCGCGCAGCGGAGGAGAACAAGCCTTAATTGGTTGCCTTCCCTATCTGCACCCTCATCTGGTGTTGAACACTGCCGAAAGTCTGGGGATGACCGAAGAAGGTCGTATCAGCGCCTACCAGGGCAAGATACAAGACTTTTTCCGTGCGTTGGTGGAGGGCATGCGCCGGAAAAACCCAGGAGCGGTGTCCATCGTTCTCGCCCATCTCCATCTGCTCGAATGCGAATTTGGCGGCGGCGAATGGCGCTCCAGCGTCTTCCCTGTCGCCACGGGATTTCTCCCAGCCCAGGTACAGTACATCGCGCTCGGACACTTACACAAACCGCAGGTCGTGGAAAAGTCCAAATCGCAAGCCCGCTACGCTGGCTCGATCCTGCAGATGGATTTTGGCGAACGCGATCAGAAAAAGAGCGTGTGCTTGATCGAAGCCCATCCCGGCAAACCTGCAACCATCTCTCAGGTGCCGCTCGATAAAGGAAAATGGTTGCTACGGCGTAGCGGAACCGCCGAGGCCATCTTGGCTCAAGCCTCCGAGTTTACCGATGCGTGGGTGGAAGTGGTGCTGGCACCGGACCAACGCACGGCGGAACTCGTGGATAAGGTGCGGGCGCTCCCAGAGGTGATTTCCTTACGTTTCGAAGAGCCACAGACGACAGCCGAGGGAAACGGGGCAACGGGGAAACGGGGCCATAGCGATCGATCCGCGAGCGAACTCTTTCGCGACTATTACCAGAAAAAAAGGAAAGCCGATCCCGAACCGCAGCTACTAGCGCTGTTTGACCGCCTCTACCAAGAGGCGAGCACGGCAGGCGAGAGTGGAGACTGA
- a CDS encoding HNH endonuclease, whose product MTARVPARLAAQVKARAAGRCEYCQAPQILIGQAFHLDHILPCSAGGQTTTENLCLACSHCNIAKGDRKATPDPRTGKQVLLYHPRKDIWDEHFRWSQDWKKLIGRTPTGRATVRALDMNAKLLQRARPFWRVAGLLP is encoded by the coding sequence GTGACGGCGAGGGTTCCTGCTCGGTTGGCCGCACAGGTAAAAGCACGGGCAGCCGGGCGGTGTGAGTATTGCCAGGCCCCGCAAATCCTTATAGGGCAAGCCTTTCATCTCGATCATATCCTCCCGTGTTCCGCTGGAGGTCAGACGACCACTGAGAACCTCTGCCTAGCCTGCTCACACTGCAACATTGCGAAAGGCGATCGCAAAGCGACGCCCGATCCACGCACCGGCAAGCAAGTGCTGCTCTATCATCCTCGGAAGGACATCTGGGACGAGCACTTCCGCTGGAGTCAGGACTGGAAGAAGCTGATCGGTCGGACGCCCACTGGGCGGGCAACTGTCAGGGCGCTCGATATGAACGCGAAACTCTTACAAAGAGCAAGACCTTTCTGGCGGGTGGCAGGTCTGCTCCCATAG